The DNA segment GTTCGAAGGATCGTTCGAATTGACGGATCCCAATGAGGTGAGGAGTAGGCAATTTAAATTCCATCTGTGGCGCGGACGGTTGTCTCATTGGGAACCGAGTCTTTTTCAATCGATTGCCGTGCTCTCGAGCCTGCAAGTCGAGTGCTTTCGTCGAAAAATTTTTACTATCCCAGAAAATTCGCGAATTCCGATCAATTTCTAATTGAACGAACGAAAGACTCGACTGCGAGAATCGGTGCTTCTCCGGGTGGATATATTTCGGAGCCAGTAATACTTAATGGGTGTCTTGCGCGAGCCCATTGTCGTATGGGATTCGTGGAAGATGAAAAAGAAGGCTGTGAATAATAATTATCATTAAACGCAACACACATCGAAATCGTTTATTTATAGATATGATAATCGGACAGTAGTTTCCACTCTCATCCTACGCAGCTAATTACAATCACACTTGTGCAAAATGTCAAACGTATATCTGTTTTCCTTTCCGTGCATATTAATTAGTTTGGTTTCCCGCGTGAAGTGTCGCGATCGATACACCCTCGTGCCAAGACTATCGTTTATAAATTACGCTCTTCTCTCTTCGAATGTTTCGATAAAACTACCGCTGCGATTCGGTTCTCGCACACTCGCGTTTCAAATTGACACGATCACAGCCGATCGTTACAAAAACGTCGAACGTTTAAAACACGCGAATACGGTACGGTATATCGAGTCATTTTACTTTCGAAAAGTGACTAGATACGCGCGCACGAATCCGTCATCGATCTATCGTACGATCGAACGctctataaaaataaaaaaacaaaaTGCATCGAAAGGGAACATCTGACAACGCCATAGACGCGTGCGCGTCTTCGAATCGCTCGCGCGGCTCGATAAACGCGAGAGTTCCTCTCGGTTCCTCCCTTCTGTGAGGATCACCGCGATTAACTGTTATCGCAGGATCGATCTTGGGACAGAGAAACGGCGAGAACAAGCCAGATGAAAAAGGAAGACGAGGAGTTGGTCGGATAAGGAGAAAGAAAGCGAGGGAAGtagagaaagagatagagagagagagagagagggagattaAGAAAGATACGCGAAAAGATAAAGAGTGCACGTCGCTTTGAATTGCATTCGCTGGATTGTCCTTTTTAATTAGCCCCCCCGAGCCCTTGGTGCCCAGGCAGGTACGTTGACCGGGCTCGAGCGTGTCTTCTTAATTGTTAATGGGAGTTACGCCTATTCGAGAGCTCGAGAACGAGTTTCGATCGGGTTGGCTGCGTCGTGCTCGACACTAAATGGAAGCAGAACGCTTCGACCAGGGAATTCTGAAACCCTCGACCGATGTTCCAAAGTGCCAAAACGACCGCGGGCCTAATCAATTCCGAATCTACAATTTGTACTTTGGGAAGGTTATCGTAAATCTCTTCTAATCCTAAAAATCTCGACATCGTGCCAGCCATCCTTTCCCCCATCGTGTCCTCGATTAAATCGAATAACCGTGAATTCATCGCTCGTAATACGTTGTATTGTTAATGCGGTGCATCGTTGGTGGTTTAATTAAATCGCAAGTAAGTAAACCTAGTGTCGAGTTGATTGTTACGAAGCTAGACGAGTAGACGGCGTCCCGAATCCTGAGCAAAATTGTGTTTCTTATTCGCGAAGAATGTTGGCTGCGATCAGAGCGCTTGACCGTTATCAGTTATTACGTACCAGCGAGTAAAAAGACACAATTTATCGTAAACGTTATTTAACAGATATAGCCGTGTAAAATGCCAAACGACGGTCTCCAGGCCTTTTACGCCTGCTTCTTCTCGGCGACATAATCACTCCGTTAAAACGAAGCGAGTTTCACGCGACGACGGGGGCTGCAATATAAATCAATGCGCGCGAATGATTACTGTTGCTGGAAATTACGCGAATTATTCTCTCGTTCGTAGCCTCGAACGAATTAATAGATGATCGATAATTTTAAAAAGTGGCTAACGTCGACGAAATACATTTACTTGGAATTGATTACGTGTACGGTCCGTAACGCGAATGCTACAAGTTTTCGAAGGGCGTTCTCCAGATTTACATGCGATGATCTATACTTACTCAGATGACTGACGCCTGGCTGAGAGGCAATCACGAACATTTTCCTGTGGGACGGAAAAAATTCCGACGTCGGAATTATGCTTatcgatatctcgttctgaTTGCTTCCCGGACGGCTGCGGTCGTTTCGTCGATTCCCATGCGCGCTGTGTCTTAGTGGTACACCTTGAATGTTATGTCTGCAATTACTGACTATATAGCTGCTCACCTAGTTTCGAGAAGGAATCAAAATGTCTCTTAAAATATTGCCGATCCCTATGGGAGATCGAGACGAACACGCTACATCGATTCTAAAGGGGACGGACAGCGACGACAGCTACCGAAGACGAAGATACGAACGTGGACGGATACGATGCTCAGTTTTGCGTACGCGAACAGTTCCAAGATCAAAGATCATTTTGGATCACTTACCGAAGATATGATAAAAACAGCGAGTAAAGCAATGCCTAGCCAAAAGTACCAGGCTTCCCAAAAGTGTCGTGGAGGCCGTCTTTGTACCAGCAGGCAACACTGCGAGTTGCAACAACAGTACAAGCAATATTTGTCCTGGGTACAGGCGTACGGTTTGGTCGTTTCGCTGCCGTCCGTGTTGTTCCTAAAATCTCCGTTACATTCGTAGTAGAAGCGAGCCATATCACAAGCGAAGCATGATTCCCTTGTTTCGATCGGCGAGCAACTGCTTCAAACAGTAACCAAGATTTATCGGGAGTGGTTCGATTTAATTGAAACGAACGTGCGAAAGGGGCGTCGCACGAATCGATGGAACCGCATTGAGTCACGAACGATCTAAAAAAAAATCGTGTTATTTTCAGAATGCATAAAGCCGCCGGCGCCTCTTAATTTACCACTCTGGACACCTGTTCCCCTTACTTACCCGGTTGGTGACACGCGGCAAACATGCGATTTCGGTTCGCTTCTTTTTCGATTTTCCGTCTCGTTTCGTACGCGAAACGGCCGCCGAATACTTTCTACGCGACGGCTGACTCGAGGACAACTGTGTCCCTACTCATTTGTCCGTTCGGTGTTATCACTATCTGAACTGGACAGGGTTGAAATAATCGATAGAACGAGCTTGGCATGTCCTTATTCACACACGCGACTTCTGATCGATAAACCGACCGCATTTATAATTGTTGAAAACGTGGATTGCGAATTTTGTACTAACGGTATTATTCTCGCTAACTTTCGATCACTTTGGCTTGCTGTTTAAGGATAGGCAGAAATATGCGGGAGTGAaaatttagaattttattgcgacCTTGCCATATAAAATACACGTTTGTACAATCGATAATACGTTCAACCAACCGGAACAATGCGAGCATAGTTTAGATTGCTGCGTTTATGCAATGAGAAGGAATGAACAGATAACATCGGAAAAATAATGAGAAACTAAGCCTAATACTGATTCGAATCGTGGGGCGGTGGTGGCGGAGGTGGACCTCTTGGCGGGAAGGGTGGTCGAAACtgtggaggcggaggaggcggtGGTCCACCTTGAGAGACGGGCGGAGGCGGTGGATGTCTCCAAGTTGGTGGAGGTCGCGGTGGTGGTGGTTGAAATTGTCCAAATTGCGGGGGTGGTGGTGCGCCGGTTGAcgacggcggtggcggcggtggaaATTGACCTTGCGGCGGTCCACTGACACCCCAATGAGGGGGTGGTGGCGCCATCATTCTTGCTGTTGTCTGTTGCGATTGAGATGTTGGAACGGGCATAGGTGGCAACGGGGGTGGCATTCCGGGTGGTAGAGGAGGATGGGCTGCCATTGACATCGGGGGCAGTGGAGGCGGAGGAATACTTGCCGGAGGAAAGCCACTCGACGGCGGTGGTGGGACGGGAGGCGGTGGAGGATGACCCATTGGTGGTCCAGGTGTGGACGGAGGAGGTGGGGGTGGTACAACCATTCCGTGATGCATCACGTGATGTTGAGGATGATGAGCAGTTTGATGAGGTACCACGTTCGAATTCGGCATCGGGGGTGGCGCCAAAGGAGGGGCGTCGGCGAACAATTGATGAGGTCTGTCCGCTTGGCTTAGAGGATTTTGAGCGGCGAGCAATCGCTCGGCAGCGCTACCGTGTCTTTCCCCCTTGGCATCGCGTTTGAATGCATACGAGACAGAGATCGGTCTGTTGCATAGGTATTGACCATTCATAGCCTCGATACTTGCATCGGATGCATCGAACGAGGCAAAGTTTATAAATGCGAAACCCTTCGAATTTCCTGTTTCAGGATCTCTCATTATCTGTAACAAATATTTTCTTATACACTCTAAGAATTACCGCTAGTTGCTATTTATCATTAGGATATGTTACCTTTGGTGTTTGGAGGATCACTCCGAATGCGCTGAAGGTATCGTATAACAGTTTCTCATCCACTTCTGGATCCAGATTTCCAATGAAAATATTAGCTCCGACATctagattcttttgatgagCGCTTGCTTTATTCACTCTTATCGGTTTTCCATACAGCTTTATCATATTCATTATTTTAATAGCATAATCTGCATCTTCTTCCCCCATAAATTCTACAAATCCATAGCCTTGGTGCATCTGAGTCACCCTATCTTTAGGCATGTGTACGTTAACTGGAAAATTAACACAAAGTTAATTCAATCTGTTTTATATTTAAGATTGTAATAACGGAGCAATACATACCCACGGGTCCTGATTGAACAAACAGTTCCCACATAAGGGATTCCGTAACTTTGTCATCCAGTCCGCCCACGTAAATTGTGGCATCtagaaaattaaaatatttacaaaTAATTGATATAAATATTCGGTACGTGGAAATTTATAGGATTGTTAATTTACACACAGTGTTTATGTATGCATAACCTAATGCAACGTAACATCTTTAATCTTAATATATTATGGATGATTGGCATCACAAAAATAATTATTGCTTTTCGCACGTAGCTATTAAAAAGATATGTCGCAAAAAGTAATAATTCATATCTTAAACAAAAATTTACCTTGATTCCGTTCAGCAATAGGACCGGCTGCCATGATGCCAAGTTACTAGTAACACTGGTTGAATATATTTTACATCCAGATGATTGGTAGTCTTGCCATCTTAAAATATCACTAGACTCCATTTCTTGGAATACCATAAATACTGTTATAATCATCAATCTTAGTCAATCAATAGATTATCTCTTGGATAAGAGAACACGATGATCATATTTATTTCAACACATAATAATACAAacataaaataatattaaaagttataacagtATTCAATAACTCTTATTCTCATAGTCCCTTAAACAAGATCATAATACTGTGCACAGATATTTTTCAATCTTTATGTAGTATTAGATCCTTGAGCTTCTTGAGTTGCTAAAACAATTGCATTCATTAAATTTTGTACACTTCTGTTTATTACAATATAATGAACACAAATGATTATTCACCTTTGTACGAATATTCTAAAGCAGTTGCTATAGTCCTCATATCTCCTTCGATGCTACGTGCCCAATTTTCAGCATCTCCAATTTCTTTTAAGGCACTGGAAAAAGCTTCCACCAAATTCAACCATGATTGTGTTTGTCTTGCAAAGTTTGTCGCGCTGTGGTGCAATTGCTTTGCTTCTGCATCCAACTTCTTTTGATTAAGATATGCTTGTGCCACTCTGTACGATCGAACACTTGTTGAATAATCAAATACATTGCATCTTGACGCAGAATATTTAACTTACCCAACATTCAAATGATCAACTAAAGCTTGCGTTAAGTTGTTCGCAGCTTGCACAGCTTCTTTCCTTTTCTGTTCTGTTGAAACAATATTGAAATTAGTCATTTACAATTGTAGTTAATCCatgaaaaatcatgaaaaatTTTACCTTGTCTTTCCTTCCTTGCTGCCTGTTTGCTTTGATGTTCTTTTACAATAGTAGATAACATCCTTCTTAAATGAATATGACAATCTGTAAGACTAAAATATCAGCAGGTTACACTTACAGTAAATACCAAGCTTATCCCTCTTTACATATTCATAAGTAATATCACACGACAgtgattacattttttttagcaTAATTTATTCATCATCTATTATTcgatattaatatatttattgatttaaaaaaaaaagttaatTTCGGTTAGCTATTTCGGG comes from the Xylocopa sonorina isolate GNS202 chromosome 1, iyXylSono1_principal, whole genome shotgun sequence genome and includes:
- the Spx gene encoding spliceosomal protein on the X, with amino-acid sequence MAAGPIAERNQDATIYVGGLDDKVTESLMWELFVQSGPVVNVHMPKDRVTQMHQGYGFVEFMGEEDADYAIKIMNMIKLYGKPIRVNKASAHQKNLDVGANIFIGNLDPEVDEKLLYDTFSAFGVILQTPKIMRDPETGNSKGFAFINFASFDASDASIEAMNGQYLCNRPISVSYAFKRDAKGERHGSAAERLLAAQNPLSQADRPHQLFADAPPLAPPPMPNSNVVPHQTAHHPQHHVMHHGMVVPPPPPPSTPGPPMGHPPPPPVPPPPSSGFPPASIPPPPLPPMSMAAHPPLPPGMPPPLPPMPVPTSQSQQTTARMMAPPPPHWGVSGPPQGQFPPPPPPSSTGAPPPPQFGQFQPPPPRPPPTWRHPPPPPVSQGGPPPPPPPQFRPPFPPRGPPPPPPPHDSNQY
- the LOC143426095 gene encoding uncharacterized protein LOC143426095, coding for MARFYYECNGDFRNNTDGSETTKPYACTQDKYCLYCCCNSQCCLLVQRRPPRHFWEAWYFWLGIALLAVFIISSVSSYIVSNCRHNIQGVPLRHSAHGNRRNDRSRPGSNQNEISISIIPTSEFFPSHRKMFVIASQPGVSHLTPVVA
- the Blos1 gene encoding biogenesis of lysosome-related organelles complex 1 subunit 1, producing the protein MLSTIVKEHQSKQAARKERQEQKRKEAVQAANNLTQALVDHLNVGVAQAYLNQKKLDAEAKQLHHSATNFARQTQSWLNLVEAFSSALKEIGDAENWARSIEGDMRTIATALEYSYKATQEAQGSNTT